A stretch of the Papaver somniferum cultivar HN1 chromosome 6, ASM357369v1, whole genome shotgun sequence genome encodes the following:
- the LOC113286661 gene encoding probable mannitol dehydrogenase — MSTSPEEQFPQKAFGWAANDASGHLSPFKFSRRATGEEDVTFKVLYCGICHSDLHSIKNEWGNAVYPMIPGHEIVGLVTEVGNKVTKYKVGDKVGVGCMVGACHSCDNCKSDLENYCPRVIFTYGFKDVDGSVTKGGYSDVMVANERYVVRIPENLPLDAAAPLLCAGITVYSPMKYYGLCEPGMHIGVVGLGGLGHVAVKFGKAFGMKVTVISTSPAKEKEAIEHLGADSFLVSRNPEQMKAAMGSMDGIIDTVSANHPLLPLLGLLKTQGKLCMVGLPEKPLELPAFPLLGGRKTVAGSMIGGMKETQEMIDFAGKHNITADIEVVPMDYVNTAMERLAKADVRYRFVLDIANTLPKTA, encoded by the exons ATGTCGACTTCACCAGAAGAACAATTCCCACAGAAGGCATTCGGATGGGCAGCTAATGATGCTTCCGGTCATCTTTCTCCTTTCAAATTCTCCAGAAG GGCAACTGGAGAAGAGGATGTGACCTTTAAGGTGTTGTACTGTGGCATATGTCACTCTGATCTCCACAGCATTAAGAATGAATGGGGCAATGCAGTCTACCCTATGATCCCAGG TCATGAGATTGTTGGTTTAGTCACAGAGGTAGGTAACAAGGTAACAAAGTACAAGGTTGGTGACAAAGTTGGTGTTGGGTGCATGGTTGGGGCATGTCATTCATGTGATAACTGCAAAAGTGATCTTGAGAATTACTGTCCTAGAGTGATTTTTACCTATGGTTTTAAAGATGTTGATGGATCTGTAACTAAAGGAGGTTATTCGGATGTCATGGTCGCCAATGAGAGATATGTGGTCCGGATCCCTGAAAACCTCCCACTTGATGCGGCTGCACCACTACTTTGTGCTGGTATTACTGTATATAGTCCAATGAAATATTATGGACTTTGTGAACCTGGTATGCACATTGGTGTAGTTGGCCTTGGTGGTCTTGGTCATGTAGCTGTGAAGTTCGGAAAGGCCTTTGGCATGAAAGTTACTGTTATCAGCACCTCACCAGCCAAAGAGAAGGAAGCAATCGAGCATCTCGGGGCAGATTCTTTTCTGGTCAGTCGTAACCCCGAACAGATGAAG GCTGCCATGGGATCAATGGATGGTATCATCGACACAGTCTCTGCCAACCATCCACTCCTACCATTGCTCGGTCTGCTGAAAACTCAAGGGAAGTTATGCATGGTGGGTTTACCAGAGAAGCCACTGGAGCTTCCAGCTTTTCCATTGCTTGGAGGGAGGAAAACGGTAGCAGGGAGTATGATTGGAGGAATGAAAGAGACTCAAGAGATGATTGATTTTGCTGGGAAGCACAATATCACAGCGGATATCGAGGTTGTTCCAATGGACTATGTCAACACTGCAATGGAACGTCTTGCTAAGGCTGATGTTAGATACCGTTTCGTCCTTGACATTGCCAACACCTTACCCAAAACTGCCTAA
- the LOC113286580 gene encoding E3 ubiquitin-protein ligase RMA3-like, whose amino-acid sequence MDSELRESQNPSGSDTSDHGNTDMSNFKCKICFGFAHDPIVTLCGHLFCWPCLYKWWRYLGSHSLSQDCPVCKTRVHEEKLVPLYGRGNKGVDAQISKSIPGIHFPNSQARQRSETTKGPASNMNQFPPLGFASIEVDDTPTANVPATDLFTFSATVTPSSGNYQSNTTATPFLSSVGHEFFPQLHPMGAQRQQDTPLKILLLLMGAFGILSLVTC is encoded by the coding sequence ATGGATAGCGAGTTGAGAGAATCCCAGAATCCTTCTGGTAGTGATACTAGTGATCATGGGAACACTGACATGTCTAACTTCAAATGCAAAATCTGCTTTGGTTTTGCTCACGACCCAATTGTGACTCTTTGCGGTCACCTTTTCTGTTGGCCTTGTTTGTACAAGTGGTGGAGATACTTGGGAAGTCATTCTCTTTCTCAGGACTGCCCTGTTTGTAAGACCCGCGTACATGAAGAAAAGTTGGTTCCTCTTTATGGAAGGGGAAATAAGGGTGTGGATGCTCAAATATCAAAATCTATTCCTGGAATCCACTTTCCAAATAGCCAAGCACGGCAGAGATCGGAAACAACAAAGGGACCTGCTTCGAATATGAATCAGTTTCCTCCCCTGGGTTTCGCATCAATAGAAGTAGATGATACTCCAACGGCTAATGTGCCTGCTACGGACTTGTTCACATTCTCAGCAACTGTTACACCTTCTTCAGGTAATTATCAAAGTAACACTACTGCTACTCCGTTTCTCAGCAGCGTTGGACATGAATTTTTCCCTCAGCTGCATCCTATGGGTGCTCAACGGCAACAAGATACCCCTCTGAAGATTCTACTTCTGTTGATGGGTGCTTTTGGGATTCTTTCACTTGTGACTTGTTAG